TTCCTGATTGGATTCTAGAACCTTTCGTCCGGCTGGGCTAGCGCGCGTGCTGATTGGACACGGGGCTCTCGTTCTCTTTCTGCGTGACGTCCTCTCCAACCACCTCCCTCGAGTTGGGCGAACCCAATCGTTGCGTTTCCCCATTCGATAAATGCTGAagaacctctccccccaccctctccctccccccaagactAGTACAATCCGCGTTCTGCCTGAGGAGGCTGGAGGGGCGCGCGGTCCCCGCTGTGGCCTGGCTGAGCCGCCGGCACACGCCTGGTGTAATCTAAACTAAACCGAAAAAATAGTCCGTTGGCAACATCTGGACGGGCAAAATCTCTTCCTGTATTGGGAACAGCTCGGTCTCAACAGACGGTGGAAAGTTACGGTGGACTTTCTTGCAGAGTAGTTTAGTAGAACTGAGCCTGGTGGTTGTTTTTGGTTCGCTGTCAGTTTTTGAAAGTATTCCTAATATGCAGATGTTTGTTGTATAAGGACTTCAGTGAAAGGAAACGCTTTGTTTGCTAATGAACGTGTTGAATAAAATATAATCAAACGGATGCATTTTGGTATCCGGTTAAAGACattaatttcaaatctaaatctACAAAATGATAATTAAACCACTCCTGACATCTAAATACtacataatgtaataaaaatgtttctgtccatgtttttgaagctttttccaTGCTACTAATGTTATTGTATATTCTGCCATCACTACATTGGCAAGTGACCTATCAAgcccacaataatacaaataCTGGAAAAAACTCAATTACTTTCTCTGCACGTGGAGGCTTCTTGGGTTCTCTAACAGTTGGTATCTGAGGCTGCACTGCAGTACCAATTATTCAGTGATGTTCCTGCACTGAATATCTCCCCAAGTCTGTTGATGTTATCATATGCCaaaggtgtggggaggaagggcagaATGATGGGTGGTATTGCCACACCTGACTCATCTTCATTAATCAGCTTCTGTAAACAGGAGCCTGTGTCCATTTCATTTCATTCCACTGACTGTATGATATACCTGTTGGCTGAGTATCTTAATCAACTCCATGTTGCCTGTGAGGGATGTGATGTTATTTACATGATCTGTGACCGTATAAATGAtggttgcaaccagggtcctatggttgcaccgGGTCTTGTGCAGAGGAAGGCAAGTAGGGTGTCTGTgaaaaggttgtagtttgctggttatgattatgctgtctgtgtgtatcatttttttatttgaagttatgaatattggctacgtacttgtatctcaatgtgtttgtttgattctaagtagcctcagtgaagcatttggtcaccttcttgagaaaggactatttctcggtaagtgcccaatcaagaaacacttaactgacaatggacttcgggagacgccaatccacatctgagctttcctgggaacgttcacactaacatgtaaacaatggcttcggcctgcaaaaagctgaatcattcatacacatgtgacttgcccaggtggctacaaactccatcttgttgctgtgactttgcacagacgaacaaaggggtttccgcccacaagagagagaataataaaggccctggaagcccctgcatTTTGCCTTCAGCTGGTTCAAGAGATGGCCTATCCACCctaaagagatgcctgaaaggaactggaacaaaggacagtaactacaggggtgtgagtgattgctggacccagagtaGGAAAGAGTCCAGTCTGTggaagaagcttattggaacatttctGGTGTGAGATTTTATctgcaatcagtttcttaatgtattaggcttagatttgcatgttttgtttcattttgcttggtaacttactttgttctgtctgttattacttggaaccacttaaatcctactttttatacttaataaaatcactttttgcttattagttaacccagagtaagtaattaatacctgggggagcaaacagctgtgcatatctctctatcagtgttatagagggcggacaatatatgagtttaccctgtataagctttatacagagtaaaatggatttatttgcggtttaggctcccagaaagactgaatactgggagctgggaaagtctctgttagCTAACTATGAAGCCCCTAAGCTAAGTGGATCTCCATTTCAGTGAACTGCAAGGGGGCATGGCCCAACCTCTGAGTCTGTACTGAAGCTGACTGGAGTGTCTTAATCAGCAAGAcgggagtggagggaagcctcCTCTGGCAGGTGGATTTGTTCTCAGTACATCTagtgacagtcttgagggagtttctgtgaccaaACCCCTCACAATGGCGTAGTCAGCAGGCTCTGTGCgcagctgattgctttgagacactggtagtgattttaagtgagttttgagtgtggtggctggagaacagacaaagtggttactggttattttttgtttgcttattgCAGGTAAGGGAAATAAAGGCAGGAAAATCAGCAAAATAGGTCAGAGTAAAGCTCAGAAGAAGCTAAAACTGCACAGGTTACAAATTGctaagaaggaaagagagagccaGCAAGCCCTGGACTTAAAAAACAAAGAACTTGAGGCCCAGAAACAGGCTAAAATTAAAGCACAAAAGGCTgccctggaaaaaaaataaggTTGCCCACCAGCAAACTCTGgacttaaaagacaaagaaattgaGACCCACAGACAAGCACAAATTGAAACCCAAAAGCATGAACTGGCTGTAATGAAGTGGAAGAGGTGCACAGAGACATGTATCCTGAAGGTGGAAGTTGGAGTCCTGGTGACTGCTGAAGTGGGAACAGCCCCCAAGGACTCTAtagctggaagcaagcccaaTCTGAGTGAAAGGGGGGGCGGGATTTTGCTGGCCAGTGAAGTGTCTGTCGTAGCTGTGAGCTGGATCAGGGTCCCCTTCCCTTTTGGGGGACACTGGAGTGTCTTCCCCAGAGGGGAGCCGAAAGAGGAATTTTAGGTATATTGCCTCTGCCATGGACTGCCAAGTCTCTGGCAGTAAattcaggaggagggtgtgacgtTGCaatctatatgattttatgaaaatatgctaataagtgtgaatataatgtaactggaatatgcttcatgcaaaatgtctcttgtaaagtatcattacaaagcttataatctgagtgtggtcatcctatttgtataaatgtatcattcttgtatctgaaagtagaaatatgaaatataactctgaggtcctattgtaattatgcaaagtgtgggccattaatggtggtttggaatctagATGGcacccatcaactaggacaattggttgtaaatggctctgtttacttgcaagccttcctgtgagtcaggccaggaattatgaaggcttggggtctcataGGAcgtgtgaccatgtcacctggtcctggaatccatcttaaacctggtgcttttccatttagaaggatcggtggggacccagagagacaaaggattcccacctcatgccaaagctataaaagggggtggaacagaacaaagggggctgcagtcatgagaaatcccttagctaccacctgagctggaacaaggactatACCGGGGAAAGAATTGGGCCCaaactagaaaggagtctagtctgtggaagaagcttattggaacatctctgagggtgagatttacttgcattcagtttcttaaatgtattaggcttagacttgcgtgttttgtttcattttgcttggtaacttattttgttctgtctgttattagttggaaccacttaaatccaactttttatacttaataaaatcacttttgcttattaattgacccagagtaagtaagtaatgcttgggggggcaaacagctgtgcatatctctctatcagtgtcatagagggcagacaatttgagtttaccctgtataagctttatacagagtaaaatggatttagttgggtgtctgggtgctagagacaggagcacttcttaagctgttttcagttaagtctgcagctttggggcccatggttcagaccctgggtctgtgtcagagcagactggcgtgtctgactcaacaagacagggttctgaagtcccaagctggcagggaaaacaggctcagaggtagtctcagcacatcaggtgaccgTCCCAAGCGGGTATCTGTGACCCAACCCCTCACAAGGGATTTCACTGCCCATGGTAATAAGATATGCTTGGCAAGTTTCAGCACACCTACACTAATGCATATATAAAATCTTGTGAAAAGGACTTTATGAATCTTTGAATTTGTGAGGATGATATAGTTTCGTTTGTGTCCCCTGCTAACAACATCTTGAGGAAGTCTGTGAGATTTTGGCGTTAGGGTGTAATCATCATCAGGCCTCTCTGGTGGTGGAGGCTATAGTTGTTCAGTGTTGGATTTCTTCAGATCCAGTCATCTGATCATGATACATGGCTTCAAGACCTGATCAGGCTCTTCTGAGAAAAGTGGCCTCTGAGCTGAATTCATTCTTAGTCAGGGAGAATCTAATATTTCCTTAGACAGGTTGTTTGGTATCACCACAAGTTTGTGATTATCTGATATAATCTCCAGGCTGTTCCTGAAGTCTGCTTCTAATTTTCTCTGAATGGGTCTCTTTGTTTGTGGCTTGATATTTTTTAATATCAAGATAGCTCATATTGGTCACAAATTTCTGTGTGAGATTCACCATTGATACAAAAAAAGGCTTTGAAAATAAATCAGCATGGATATAACTGCATAACCTATCATATACTGCTTTTTCTTTCATAGAGTATATGCTATCATCGTCATCTTAACAACACCTGTGCTTTTCTGTTGGTCTTGTGTAGGCTCTATAACAAGATTGCGACAGTGTGCTTCTGCTGCTACCAGCTCTCTTGATGTAACAGTCAATATCTTTCTGTCCTTCTATTTTGCTCTTTTCCACACATTCCTGTCTGACCTGAGATCTACTGCTAGACACAGTGGCTCTTCGAACTTGGTCCCTTTCACATACGTGGATACTTTGTTACAGAATATATAGACTTTTTCTATACACTCTGGTGGATGATGAGCCCATTCCCCTTATTGATTTGTACAATTCATGGCCAATTTCTTCACTATAGTTGCAAGGTTCTACTTGTTTTTTCAAGCTGTTGCAAAGTTTTCGTGTGTGAATGTGATCTTTCTACAATTGAGATGGTATAATGGTCTCCACGCAGGGTCTGGTTGGGAAGCGTGGCCTAGTGGTCATGGCCACAACCCTGGACTGCCAAGgatgttgtggggaggggagcctgggccctcaCACTCCCCCAGGCTCTGACCCAAGGCCCTTTGAGCTACCAGTAACCTGGCAACCAAGACTACTTAAGGCTGTTCTCCCTTGGCCTCTTCCTCTCATCTCTCCCCCTGGGGTCACCTCAGTCCAAGGTCTTTGCCTGGTGGGAAAATCCAAAGGAAGCAAGAGGGAGTCACCGCTGTCCAGGGCCACAGGATACTTCCCTCTTTGGTTGTCTCTTCCCTCATGGTGGGCCCCTTTGGGCAGCTGTGTCAGAGCCTTTACGTTTCGCTCTGCTCACCTTCAGCACTGCTCCCCAACTGAGATAATTCACTGACTTTTAATTCCTCTAGCACgtggagcatttgctgcaggtgtgagaggcggggctggctgagcccaaaatGAGCCCTTAAGCCCTTGTTGCTCAGTGTGGCATTTGAACACCCTGTCACAGATGGTGAAATATGTTAGGTACTTCATTGGTGTCTTTATATTGCATAATGGTAGCACATTTTTGGATCTCTATGGCTCTTAAAACAATAGTTCTCAAacgtttgtactggtgacccctttcacatagcaagcctctgagtgtgacccccccttataaaaagtgtttttaatttatatatttaacaccattataaatgctggaggcaaagcggggtttggggtggaggctgacagctcacaacccccaaGGTAATAACCTCACGACTCCCTGAGGGgccccgacccccagtttgagaacccctgtcttaAAAGATTGGTCCATGATTCCAGGTCTCTTGGTTTGGTCAGTTCTGTGAAAAGAGCATCTACATCACATATCACTCATGTTTTTAGACCTTTGCTCTGTTCATGGAGCCTTTCTGGGAACTTCTAAATCAGATTCCATTGTTCATTCAGGAACCACAGCTGCATAGCAGTCAAATCTAAAGCAAACAGAggaaaaatacataaaatcaaTTTGTAGGTAGTTGTATAAAGTACTGTGACCTAAGAAATTGAAAAATAATGACTTTAATGCCTGTTGAATCATATGTTCTCACATGAAGCATGGTGTACCCGCCCCCCCTTAGGTGGTTGCCATGGCAATGGGGCAtagttttcattattttaatgaaaaaattacCCAAGATTGAGTGAAGATGTATTCATTTTTAGTCAAAATATGGCCCATATCTCTTTTTCACCCAGTGTCTACTCTTACATGCATTGTTTCCTTGGAAACCATACAATTCCATCTTAAAACTGCCACGCATAAAGGTCAACCACCTATTTTTGTAATGTGTATGCATGGACtttttttttgttgccttttaCAGTGTGGTAATATTGGTATAACTTTAATGCCAATAAAGTGTACTTGAAAGGAATTGTGTGGGGTGAGTGCAAATGCATAGTATGTCAAAGCACCTGCAACAATGTATGCCTgagcaaacacttttttttctttcttctgagcTCCTTTGTTTTGATGGAATTGAGCATCACCTTAAGGTTCCCCTTTTCATATCAGGGTAAGTTCAGAGAGAGATCATATTAAAATTAAGAATGAAATTATGGCAGTTCAGGTAGAAAGATGACTGTAATAACAGCAGCTCTTCAGAAACCCCTCCCCTAAAAGTGAGGTTCCTGTGGGTGTAATGGGCAAGACCAATGGGTTGGATCTGCTTCTTACATTTTTAGAGCAATGATCTAAGAGCTCTTGGAATTAGCTCAACCCAAAGAGATCTCCAGTATAAAACCAAGATAACTCTGCAATGgttggttttagagtagcagccgtgttagtctgtattcgcaaaaagaaaaggagtataaggtgccacaagtactcctcagcAATGGCTATCTATCCAAGCTCACAAACCTCCCAGTTATCCAATCCCTAGAACAATGTTGCCATCTAGTGTCTCCAAAGAGCCCCTGATTTCTGCAAATCCCAAGAGAGGCAAAGACTCTTCTATCTGTGTCCAGGAACACATTAAAATAGTTTTACACATGGCTAGTATGAaccaaaatgtaaaacaaaaaacagatttaaCATTATAGATTTGAAGTTCTTGATAAAAGTTTGAGTTGAAAGAGGGAAAAGTATGTTGCGTTGCTCAAAAATAACCAACTTTAACCAAGTTAGGAAGGGAACTCTCCTCTTCTCAGCTGGACAGAAGGTAATCACTACAACAATGGGGAAGTAAAGCTGGGAATAACATGTATATATTTGTTTGTATATGGAGGGTTTCAAGAGTTATATGAAGGACCACCCCACCACAGGAGAGGAAAAACTAGGTTGAGAGgtgctagaaagaaaaaaagtggttGGCCCAGGGAGCCAGTGCTTTGTACTAGGTTTTAACCTCAGCACACTTTGCTTTTCTACCACTCTATGAAGCATCCTCAATTTGTCTCAAACTCATTCAGCTAATTTACATTGCTGTTTGGTAATTTTACGTGTCACCAAGCTTTTGAATCTGACAAGGAAGATGCACATAGTACAGCTACCTTTCATCACATTCGCTGGACCCAGAAATGAGGCACACTTAACTGTGGAAATCAATCACATTACTCATTTCAGTTCTCAGCGTATATCTGTCTTGGCTTTTAACAGCCTATAGCAGTCCTGATAAAATCCAAATGATTATGCTAGGCAGGGGAAAGCATCTTGAGGAGTTAGTGGAGGTTACATCCACCCCCACTATTTGACTCTAATAACGCTTGAACCCTCCCAAACACTGGAACCTTTAGCATTGAAGGTTGCGGGGAAGATGGCTAAACTCCagctgttttcatagaatcagaaGCAACCAGGAGTGTTCCTTCCCATGTGTGTTTGGCCTAGAGATTGCAACATTTCCTCATAGATTCAGACCTGGCTGGAGTGATTTGTCATCTCTCGATCAGACTACCACAATGAGCTTGGCATAGGCATGAGGCTTTACCTTAAATCCATTTGGAAGATGAAACTAGAGCAGAATACAGCAGCTGACTTGTTAAATAAAATAGCTCTGTGAGTACATTACATCTGTTTTCTGGGACATGCACTGGCTGCCTCTTGGCTTTCAAGTAGTTTGACTTCTCAAACCCTAAATGGCCTGGGACCTTTCTACTTGAGATGCCACCTCTCTTTGTGTGATACTTCTATACTTGAGATCAACAGAGGAGCTGTTGGTAGGGCATTCTCCATGAAGACCCCATGACTTTGGAGTTCATACCCTCTTCCCTTCATTGAAGTAGGCAGTTGGGGATAGAACTTTTTTCGAAGTTGGGTGGATCATGAAAGGTTGAAGACCTTGATTTACTGACTAAGGGGAAAGCATGTTGctgggtttttccccccctttagTATTCCAGCACGTATGCTAAGCAAAGAATAGTAGCCACATTTACGTTCATAATCCACATACTTACAAGTGTCCCTCAGGCTCTTTTGTGAAACATTTAAGATATACAATATATTGAAGGCATTAAAGAAAACCCAATTTTATTCTCTGgagaaatttaaaaaacccagccCCAGTAGAAATTGATGATTTGGTAGGTGGTGCTCTTCTTTTTGAATTACTATTGCAGGGGCTACAGTGGTGGTACATGCTAGTGAAATCTTTCCAAATAAGCACAGATTTGAGGTCTTGACCTCTTGTGCTCCTTAGGAATCCTCTGGTATTTTTCTTACAAGCTGTCTTTGCTCTTAAAAGGGCCAATTACTACATGGAGAACAGCTAGAAAATAACTGTTTGAAGGAAAGTTTCTAGAAGATGAGACAAATCAGCACTCATATCAGGGGAGAGTTTTGCCCTGTTTCCCTGGATATTGTCTGTCATATCAGAAACTAGCATCTGATAAGCAGATTGTGTCTCCTTCAGGTGAGAATCTAAGCCTAAGAATAATAGAAAACCTAAGCAAGGAAACCTAAATGAAGTTTCAATAAACTGTTTTATTTAACAATAAATAGCAATTGTAACAAGCAAATGTCATTTTTAAGTCCTTGTGAGAGGCAAACATTCTAGTGAACTCTTCCCTTCCTATGAATCCCATCCTTTCCCGCCTGGCTGTTGAGGCAGTTTAAGGCCCACGAGGCCAGCAGCTTCCTCAGTGGAGCGCTCTCCTTTGGCGTGGTACTCTTGGTGAAGCGCTAAGTGTTGACGGACACTGCGCAGAAGACAGAGATAAGTAGCAGCCTGGAAATGCAGCTCATGCTGGGCCCTGCAGAGCTTCTCACTGGTGACCTGCAGGCAGGAGGAAGCCAGACAACAGACTTAGCACATGCCCGACCGGCAGACAAGCTAAAGGGCCCCTGCTGTTCAAGACCCGCAGTGGCCTTTCTGCCGCCAGCGTCCCCCACAAGGGCAGGGCGTGTATAAAAACGGCACCCGGGGGCTGGCTGAGCGCCACGTGCTCGCTCCGGTGAGCGCTGCGCAGCCAGCGTCCGGCTCCTGCAGCGGCGGGACTGTTGTGTCCACTCAGCTCCACTCTGGAGGCCAAGTTCTGCCCCGCCCGAGTAGCCGGCTCGAGTAACCGGCAAACCAGGGCCCGGGCTGAGGCCCCCCGGGCGAAGAGCGCGGCCTCACTTGGCGGTTCGGGGCgcggcccccccgcccccgcgcgaGGCGAAGAACGTGGCAGCGGAGCCCCGGCCAGGttccagctgcagggggcagcagagagcaGCGCCCCGCCCTGGCTCGTGGTGTGTGCGGGCGGGGGACGGCCTCGGAGCCCTGCCTGGAGTTTCGCGAAGCTCCCCAGGCCACGCGGGAGGGTCGGAGCCACGGGGGTGTTGCCGGCAGCTTCctacagcggggggagggggagggggaggggaggctcgGCCCGCCCCGTACCCGGTGGGCGCGGAAGGCCTCCCTGAGGTGCCGATAGGCCGCCGTGTCCCGGTAGGGGCGGCCCGCCTGGGCGCTCACGTAGCGCAGCTCCCGAACGAGGCTCCGCAGGGTACGGACCGGCGAGCCCAGACCCGCCATCTTCTTGATCTCCCCCCTCCGCGCCCATCTCTCTGTGCCCTCAGCCAATGAGGTGCAGCCGCCTCACCAATCAGCCAATGGGAAGCAGCCATCTGGCGCCGACTCCTCCCCAATTAGGGGAGAGCAGAGCAATAGAGCGCTAAAAAACTCAAACAAAACCGGGGAGGCGGCGCAATCGGGCGCTGAATTACCCATCGCGGTCAGGGAGGGCGGCTGGAGAGAGCAGGCGCCGCACGAGCCAGCAAATCGCCCTCAGGAGAGACACCGCCAGGCTGCGCTATAGAGGGCCGAGTTGCATGATGGCGGCCACCAAAAGCGCTGGCAGGGAGGACTATCGAGCCCCGAGGCGGATTTGCAATTGAGGGCGGGAGCTTCGGGGAGTCGCGCTAGCTGCGTTGCGGGGCGGCGGTTCTGGCGCGGTCTTTGCTTCCAGCCCCAATGACTCTCGTTCCCCGCGGATTTagtgcccccccctcccccgcgtcCCGTTTATTGCCCGAGTTCggaaggggggggcagggggccgctGTCCCACAGCGCTGTCCGGTCCCTGCGCCGCCAATGCGCCCGTCCCGTCCCCGGGGCCGCCGCGCACCCGGGCCTTGCGGGCGGGGGGCTGCGGCGCGGTGTCATTCAGCAGCGCCCCGCGCCGGGGTGCCCCACGCCCAGAGATCCCGCCGGGCGGGGCCCCGGCCCCCTTTGTCAGTCGCTGAGTCCCAGGCACCGCCCCACTTCCCTGTGTTCCCTGCAGGGGCCTGGCGCATTTACCGCCCCACCGCGGGGCAGGCGCAGCTCGGGTTAGTTTGTCTGGCTTGCCAAGCTCGCAGGCCTCAGCCGCTGCGCCGGAGGGAAATTAGCCCGTAACACTTTGTGAATCAAACGGGGTGTGGACACACAAGCCCACCCTGCCACGTGACCCGGCCCGTACAGAGCGAAGTGGCTCCAGCAGGCTGGCGAGTGACGAGCTCAGACAGGGACACTGAGTCGGGCTACTCATGCGGGGCAGGAGACCAGGAATTAAATAATCCAGGCTAAACAAGTGACTTGCACTTTTCCTTCTGTGTTTTACATGAGCTTTAGGCATCTGAGCTATTTTTAAGCCTCCTTTGCTGTATTTTGAGTGCCTGGAGTCTTAGGACTGATGAGTAGCACTTTAATTACAAATGAATGTTTGCAGTCGTAGTGTCTAGTGAGCAGATCTACAGCAACAAACTGGTGTGCACAGCTCAGTGCCA
The Eretmochelys imbricata isolate rEreImb1 chromosome 1, rEreImb1.hap1, whole genome shotgun sequence DNA segment above includes these coding regions:
- the FMC1 gene encoding protein FMC1 homolog; the encoded protein is MAGLGSPVRTLRSLVRELRYVSAQAGRPYRDTAAYRHLREAFRAHRVTSEKLCRAQHELHFQAATYLCLLRSVRQHLALHQEYHAKGERSTEEAAGLVGLKLPQQPGGKGWDS